In one Gossypium hirsutum isolate 1008001.06 chromosome D09, Gossypium_hirsutum_v2.1, whole genome shotgun sequence genomic region, the following are encoded:
- the LOC107890942 gene encoding receptor-like protein 7: MMISPFSWIFFNAFLVAAFFTIHLVLVSGQCQRDQGQLLLELKSSFNSTSLGKLQKWNQTTDCCFWDGVTCDASGRVIGLDLSNQSISGAIDDSSGLFRFQHLQQLDLAYNRLMATFPTGFDKLENLSYLNLSNAGFTGQIPAVISRMTRLVTLDLSVSSLLGRSLTLEKPKLEMLVQNLTKLKFLHLDGVNIRATGNEWCRALSSLTDLQVLSMSNCNLSGPIDSSISKLRSLSVIRLDNNNLSTSVPEFFAEFPNLTSLHLSTSGLRGGLPAEVLKIPTLQILDLSNNELLEGSFQEFPSNGSLQTLTLSGTKFGGQVPDSIGNLGQLTRIELASCNFSGPIPKAVKKLTQLVYLDFSSNSFSGPIPSFSSSRNLTQLNLAYNRLNGTIHSTDWSVLSNLVSIDLRNNKLSGTIPPTLFGIPSLQKISLSQNRFNGSLGDLRGKTTLLLDTLDLSSNMLQGQFPMFVFELQGLKILTISSNKFSGFIQWTDIQKLRNLSNLDLSYNNLSIDATSTNSALSTFPNITTLKLASCNLKKFPGFLKTQVKLNHLDLSKNQMSGEIPNWVWEIKNLAYLNLSQNSLMKFEGPFLSITSTLTVVDLHGNQLQGQIDRLPQYATYLDYSRNNFSSVLPRDIGDFLQFAYFFSISDNNFHGSIPESICKSSYLQVLDLSNNSLSGSIPECLIQMSVSLGVLNLRRNNLTGNISDTFPENCLLQTLVLNRNLLRGKVPKSLVSCKMLEVLDLGNNQINDTFPCHLKNISSLRVLVLRGNKFNGNVHCSERSPWPMLQIVDLSSNSFSGRLHEACLSTWKAMRAAESETLSELNHLQFKVLKLNQFYYQDAITVTMKGLELELLKILTVFTSIDISRNNFEGPIPEVIGTFKALYVLNFSHNAFTGSIPPSLGNLSQLESLDLSSNSFDGEIPIQLANLNFISFLNVSNNKLEGQIPRSTQIQSFSEASFENNKGLCGLPLTTDCVNGTSPKPRTTQEFQPADEFDWQFIFIGVGFGVGAALFVAPLIFWKTASKWVDEIVDKILEVVLPKLGRTYTCPGDRKVDEDENLEEDNKGSDEEDEQSQETTEEFHGRYCVFCSKLDQTRKKAIHDLSCTCYDSSSSSPSSSTSPPFSP; encoded by the coding sequence ATGATGATTTCACCATTTTCATGGATTTTCTTTAATGCATTTCTAGTAGCAGCTTTCTTTACCATCCATCTAGTTTTGGTTTCAGGCCAATGTCAAAGAGATCAGGGACAGTTGTTGCTTGAGTTGAAAAGCAGCTTCAACTCTACTTCATTGGGAAAGTTACAGAAGTGGAATCAAACAACGGATTGCTGTTTCTGGGATGGTGTAACTTGCGATGCTAGTGGGCGGGTTATCGGTCTTGACTTGAGCAATCAATCAATTTCGGGTGCAATAGACGATTCGAGTGGTCTCTTCCGTTTTCAACATCTTCAACAACTCGATTTGGCTTACAACAGACTCATGGCCACTTTTCCTACGGGGTTTGATAAGTTGGAGAATTTGAGTTACCTTAATTTGTCAAATGCTGGCTTTACTGGGCAAATTCCAGCTGTGATTTCGCGCATGACAAGGTTGGTTACTCTCGATCTATCTGTAAGTTCGCTTCTTGGAAGATCATTGACGCTTGAGAAGCCAAAGCTGGAGATGCTTGTTCAAAATCTCACAAAACTGAAATTCCTTCATCTTGATGGGGTGAATATTAGAGCAACGGGAAATGAATGGTGCCGGGCCTTATCATCACTAACTGATTTGCAAGTGTTGAGCATGTCCAACTGTAATCTTTCAGGACCTATAGATTCTTCAATTTCCAAGCTTCGATCTCTGTCAGTAATTCGCCTCGACAACAATAATTTGTCTACTTCAGTTCCAGAGTTCTTTGCAGAATTCCCAAATCTGACATCCCTTCATCTTAGTACCAGTGGTTTGCGTGGAGGACTCCCAGCAGAAGTTCTCAAGATACCTACATTGCAGATCCTTGACTTGTCAAATAATGAATTACTAGAAGGTTCGTTTCAAGAGTTTCCTTCGAATGGTTCTCTTCAGACACTGACACTTAGTGGCACAAAGTTTGGGGGGCAAGTACCAGATTCTATCGGTAACCTTGGGCAATTGACAAGAATAGAGCTTGCAAGTTGCAATTTCAGTGGACCAATACCGAAAGCAGTGAAGAAACTTACTCAACTGGTCTATCTGGATTTTTCCAGTAACAGTTTTTCTGGTCCAATACCATCATTCTCATCGTCAAGAAATCTTACACAGCTAAACCTTGCTTACAATCGGTTAAACGGCACAATTCATTCCACAGACTGGTCAGTCCTTTCTAATCTAGTAAGTATTGACTTACGAAACAACAAGTTAAGTGGAACCATTCCACCTACTTTGTTTGGCATTCCATCACTGCAGAAAATTTCCCTTTCCCAAAATCGATTCAATGGCAGCCTTGGTGATCTCCGTGGTAAGACTACTTTACTGCTTGATACCCTTGATCTAAGTAGCAACATGTTACAGGGGCAATTTCCAATGTTTGTATTTGAGCTTCAAGGTCTTAAGATCCTGACAATTTCTTCAAACAAGTTCAGTGGGTTCATACAATGGACTGACATTCAGAAGCTGAGGAATCTTTCCAACCTTGATCTGTCATATAACAACTTGTCCATTGATGCAACTTCTACTAATTCTGCCTTGTCTACCTTTCCCAACATTACCACATTGAAGTTGGCTTCCTGCAACTTGAAAAAATTCCCTGGTTTCTTGAAAACTCAAGTAAAATTAAACCATCTAGACCTTTCGAAAAACCAGATGTCGGGGGAAATACCCAATTGGGTTTGGGAAATTAAAAACCTCGCTTATTTAAATCTTTCTCAGAATTCTCTTATGAAATTCGAAGGACCTTTTCTGAGTATTACGTCTACACTAACTGTTGTCGACCTTCATGGCAACCAGCTCCAAGGGCAAATAGACCGTCTTCCACAATACGCCACCTATCTAGATTACTCAAGAAACAATTTCAGCTCTGTTTTGCCACGCGATATTGGTGACTTCCTCCAGTTTGCCTATTTCTTCTCCATCTCAGATAATAACTTCCACGGGAGTATCCCTGAGTCGATATGCAAAAGTTCATATCTTCAAGTACTTGATTTGTCTAATAATTCCCTGAGCGGGTCTATTCCTGAATGCCTGATTCAGATGAGTGTGTCTCTTGGAGTACTGAATCTAAGGAGAAACAATCTTACTGGCAACATTTCTGACACATTTCCAGAGAACTGTTTACTACAAACTCTAGTTCTCAATCGAAACTTACTGCGAGGAAAGGTTCCAAAATCCTTGGTCAGTTGCAAAATGCTGGAGGTTCTAGACCTCGGAAACAATCAGATCAATGATACATTCCCATGCCATTTGAAGAATATATCCAGCTTGCGTGTCCTTGTTTTACGAGGCAATAAATTTAATGGGAACGTGCATTGTTCAGAGAGGAGCCCTTGGCCTATGCTTCAGATTGTCGACTTATCTTCAAACAGTTTCAGTGGTAGACTGCATGAAGCATGCTTGTCGACCTGGAAGGCAATGCGAGCTGCTGAAAGTGAAACTCTATCAGAGCTCAACCATCTCCAATTTAAAGTTCTAAAGTTAAATCAATTTTATTACCAGGATGCCATAACAGTTACCATGAAAGGTTTAGAGTTAGAGCTGCTGAAGATCCTAACGGTGTTTACCTCCATTGACATTTCACGCAACAATTTTGAAGGGCCAATACCAGAAGTGATTGGAACATTCAAAGCTCTTTATGTCCTTAACTTTTCACATAATGCTTTCACAGGGTCGATCCCGCCATCTTTAGGAAACCTGTCTCAGCTAGAGTCTTTAGACCTCTCAAGTAACAGTTTCGATGGTGAGATTCCCATCCAGCTAGCAAACctcaattttatttcatttcttaacGTCTCCAACAACAAATTAGAGGGACAGATCCCAAGAAGCACCCAGATTCAATCATTTTCAGAAGCTTCATTTGAGAACAATAAAGGATTGTGTGGGCTTCCTCTAACTACAGACTGTGTAAATGGAACTTCTCCAAAACCACGTACAACACAAGAATTTCAACCAGCAGATGAATTCGATTGGCAATTCATATTCATTGGAGTGGGGTTTGGTGTAGGAGCAGCTCTATTTGTTGCACCCTTAATATTTTGGAAGACAGCAAGTAAATGGGTCGATGAGATTGTTGATAAAATCCTTGAAGTAGTCCTTCCAAAGCTGGGTCGGACTTACACGTGTCCTGGTGACAGGAAGGTTGATGAAGATGAAAATCTTGAAGAAGACAACAAAggaagtgatgaagaagatgaacagagCCAGGAGACAACTGAAGAATTTCACGGAAGATATTGTGTGTTTTGCTCCAAACTTGACCAAACCAGGAAGAAGGCAATTCATGACCTGAGTTGTACCTGCTATGATTCATCATCTTCATCTCCTTCTTCTTCAACCTCTCCTCCCTTTTCTCCTtag